A portion of the Fibrobacter sp. genome contains these proteins:
- the rpsP gene encoding 30S ribosomal protein S16: MPVKIRLARMGRSKIAKYRIVAADSRMRRDGRFLEAVGTYDPQANPKKFEFNAERMNHWIKNGAQPTVTVKNLLRQDRFFEKMEGLEKGLTPEQLGIERKGERKRKPKPKKEKKS, from the coding sequence TTGCCAGTAAAAATCCGTTTGGCCCGGATGGGCAGGAGCAAAATAGCAAAGTACCGTATTGTGGCCGCTGACAGCAGAATGAGGCGGGATGGGCGGTTTCTTGAGGCTGTAGGTACCTACGATCCTCAGGCTAACCCGAAGAAGTTTGAGTTCAATGCCGAGCGCATGAACCATTGGATCAAAAACGGCGCACAGCCTACTGTGACAGTCAAAAATCTGCTGAGGCAGGACCGTTTTTTTGAGAAGATGGAAGGTCTCGAAAAAGGGTTGACACCTGAACAGCTCGGAATTGAGCGTAAAGGGGAGCGTAAACGCAAACCAAAGCCTAAAAAAGAGAAAAAGAGCTAA
- the rimM gene encoding 16S rRNA processing protein RimM — translation MPHSPLHGDIVAVGRIVKAVGIEGLCGVEVFGSFLQNKKPPLQVFLGENQNQTTPAILEEISFRPGIAVCRFQGVNDRDAAQMLHDRLIFVESDLLPELDQDGYYSFELEGMVVYSEEGDYIGSVQRVHSYPSADTLEIKRRNGAELMIPLIADAILNVDKSKQRITVKKSFIEELL, via the coding sequence GTGCCGCACTCTCCTTTGCACGGTGATATTGTAGCCGTGGGAAGAATAGTGAAAGCTGTGGGTATCGAGGGCTTATGCGGGGTTGAGGTGTTTGGCTCTTTTCTCCAGAATAAAAAACCGCCATTGCAGGTTTTTCTTGGAGAGAACCAGAACCAGACCACCCCTGCGATTTTAGAGGAAATCTCTTTTCGCCCGGGTATCGCCGTATGCCGTTTCCAGGGTGTAAACGACCGCGATGCGGCACAGATGCTCCATGACCGCCTGATTTTTGTTGAATCCGACTTGCTTCCGGAGCTCGATCAGGACGGTTATTACAGTTTCGAGTTGGAGGGAATGGTCGTGTATTCTGAGGAAGGGGATTATATTGGTTCAGTCCAGCGGGTACACAGCTATCCTTCTGCAGATACTCTGGAAATTAAAAGGAGAAATGGTGCAGAGTTGATGATTCCACTGATAGCTGATGCGATACTGAATGTCGACAAAAGTAAACAACGCATCACTGTAAAGAAAAGCTTTATAGAGGAATTACTGTAG
- the trmD gene encoding tRNA (guanosine(37)-N1)-methyltransferase TrmD produces the protein MFFDILTLFPSMFQGAFSDSIIKRALEKGIISIDIRNIRDYCDADDRHKTVDDYPYGGDAGMLLKPEPLARAIIDARERNRERDPLVIFLSPQGELLNHSIVESLTKEKSLILLCGRYKGIDERIRQKYVDREISIGDYVLSGGEIPAMVLVDAITRLIPGVLGNRDSAEGDTFYSGLLSHPQYTRPEEFEDMRVPPVLLSGHHANILKWQEEMSIELTRNKRPDLWEKYVKENKTIKE, from the coding sequence ATGTTCTTTGATATTCTTACGCTTTTTCCCTCGATGTTTCAGGGAGCATTCTCTGACAGCATAATCAAACGTGCTCTGGAAAAAGGTATCATTTCCATTGATATCCGCAATATCAGGGATTACTGTGATGCTGATGACCGCCATAAGACAGTTGATGATTATCCTTACGGCGGTGATGCGGGGATGCTTCTGAAACCGGAACCTCTTGCCAGAGCAATAATTGATGCCAGGGAGAGAAACCGTGAACGGGACCCGCTTGTGATTTTTCTCTCCCCACAAGGAGAACTGTTAAATCACTCTATCGTGGAGAGCCTTACAAAAGAGAAATCACTGATTCTTCTGTGCGGGCGGTACAAGGGAATTGATGAGAGAATAAGGCAGAAGTATGTCGACAGGGAGATATCGATCGGGGATTATGTCCTCTCCGGAGGTGAGATCCCTGCCATGGTGCTGGTTGATGCGATTACAAGGCTGATTCCCGGTGTGCTGGGGAATAGAGACAGTGCAGAAGGGGACACTTTTTACAGTGGATTGCTGAGTCATCCGCAGTATACCCGCCCTGAGGAGTTTGAGGATATGAGAGTGCCGCCGGTTCTTCTGAGTGGCCATCATGCAAATATCCTGAAATGGCAGGAGGAAATGTCTATCGAATTAACAAGGAACAAACGTCCCGATTTGTGGGAAAAGTATGTGAAAGAAAATAAAACGATAAAGGAATAA